In Lodderomyces elongisporus chromosome 1, complete sequence, a genomic segment contains:
- a CDS encoding uncharacterized protein (MEROPS:MER0209971), protein MSFTLEKKETQAYLYRAKGSTLLAGEEDLKIVYNKYKTNCPLPKSESQLRFNLIFCHGTGFNKSIWHYHIKRLYQLSQSLQVPWFLDSVLSIDALGHGDSSLANYGKLGPVFTWDDGARDVIQVMQHEIKTTGDFKNNLESRNVLIGHSMGGFVALYAAFLGQTLFDSVIPIEAVIYGKPEGFELFKKIFGKVQQLMIDTFDSEEDARFFFEHFNFTKKFNKEVLNDYIGDEIIKVKDKESGNDIYKIKCLKPHQMAGYCGAFVSIHKGMSALPLIKVPVLHVIGEKAKWNPPESKDWIRNAIDPKYFAGGVDVKDGEHLLVGEMPDAIVDVIKDFLNKRNSDFKSEVAEMPETKLKGDKKAIFDQEYEALLNFDLEKMYGFELFTRYDLIGQVKL, encoded by the coding sequence ATGTCATTTACacttgaaaagaaagagacacAAGCTTATCTCTACAGAGCCAAAGGAAGTACTCTTTTGGCTGGCGAGGAAGATCTCAAAATTGTCTACAATAAATACAAGACAAATTGCCCCTTACCCAAGTCAGAATCACAGCTTCGAttcaatttgattttttgtcATGGAACTGGGTTTAACAAGTCGATTTGGCACTACCACATCAAACGATTGTATCAATTGTCGCAATCATTACAAGTTCCATGGTTCTTAGACTCTGTTCTTTCAATTGATGCTTTGGGACACGGTGACTCAAGCTTGGCGAATTATGGGAAATTGGGCCCCGTTTTTACTTGGGATGATGGAGCAAGAGATGTTATTCAAGTTATGCAGCATGAAATTAAGACTACTGGtgatttcaaaaacaatttggaaTCAAGAAATGTTTTGATTGGGCATTCTATGGGTGGATTTGTTGCATTGTATGCGGCATTCTTGGGCCAAACCTTATTTGACTCGGTGATACCAATTGAAGCAGTCATTTACGGGAAACCAGAAGGTTTTGAGTTATTTAAAAAGATTTTTGGTAAAGTTCAGCAATTGATGATTGATACGTTTGACTCTGAGGAAGATGCCAGGTTCTTTTTCGAGCACTTTAACTTTACCAAGAAATTCAACAAGGAAGTGTTGAATGATTATATTGGTGACGAAATCATCAAAGTTAAGGATAAAGAAAGTGGAAATGATATATACAAGATTAAATGCTTAAAGCCACATCAAATGGCAGGCTACTGTGGAGCATTCGTTTCAATTCACAAAGGAATGTCAGCGTTGCCATTGATCAAAGTACCAGTATTGCATGTAATTGGAGAAAAAGCCAAGTGGAACCCACCAGAGAGCAAAGACTGGATCAGAAACGCGATTGACCCCAAATATTTTGCTGGAGGAGTAGATGTCAAGGATGGAGAACATTTACTTGTAGGTGAGATGCCCGATgctattgttgatgttatCAAGGACTTTTTGAACAAACGAAACTCTGATTTTAAGAGCGAGGTTGCCGAAATGCCAGAAACCAAACTTAAAGGTGATAAAAAAGCTATATTTGATCAAGAATACGAAGCTTTATTGAACTTTGATCTTGAAAAGATGTACGGATTTGAACTTTTCACAAGGTATGATCTCATTGGCCAAGTAAAGCTTTGA
- the SRP40 gene encoding jun-like transcription factor, translating into MAKLNEITTYIKECLQNDRKLQKLDKKILSKLIKAVEVSNLDAKAQDAIYTVINDSNVKDKETPSSDSESDSSSSSSSSESSSDGDDEDSSSDEDSSSSDEDSSSSDEGEEEEEEDEDEKKEVKEKKTETKTKASDKSDSSTSETSSSDSSSSSDSSDSDSDSDSSSSSSSSSSSSSSSESSSSSSSDSSSSDSESDSDSSSSSSSSSSSDSDSDSDSDSSSSSSSSSSDSDKEGEKDKETKKRKSEGESSTTVKKVKIDENLSSSSTSSSVTESIKSRSISATPEPELKPGQRKHFSRIDRSKITFEDQALLDNTYKGAAGTWGERASDKLLQVRGKDFTKNKNKMKRGSYKGGSITLASGSYKFTD; encoded by the coding sequence atGGCAAAGTTGAACGAAATCACTACCTACATCAAGGAGTGTTTGCAAAATGACAgaaagttgcaaaaattggacaaaaaaattttgtccAAGTTAATCAAAGCTGTGGAAGTTTCTAACCTCGATGCCAAAGCACAAGACGCTATTTACACGGTTATCAATGATAGCAACGTGAAAGATAAGGAGACTCCCTCTTCAGACTCAGAGTCTGACTCTAGTTCAAGCTCAAGCTCGTCAGAGAGTAGCAGCGATGGAGACGATGAGGATTCTTCTAGCGATGAGGATTCTTCGAGCAGCGATGAGGATTCCTCTTCATCAGACgagggagaagaagaagaagaggaagacgaagacgaaaagaaagaggtgaaagagaagaaaactGAAACAAAGACTAAAGCTTCCGACAAGTCTGACTCTTCAACCTCTGAAACATCTTCTTCGGATTCTAGCAGCTCGTCCGACTCGTCAGACTCTGACTCGGATTCAgactcctcctcctcttcttcttcttcttcttcatcatcatcttcctccgagtcatcttcatcttcatcatccgACTCCTCCAGCTCAGACTCAGAGTCAGATTCCGactcttcatcttcatcttcatcatcatcatcatcagacTCAGACTCAGACTCGGATTCCGActcctcttcttcgtcgtcttcatcttcatcagaCTCGGACAAGGAGGGTGAGAAAGACAAGGAGACCAAAAAGCGCAAATCCGAAGGGGAACTGTCTACTACAGTAAAGAAAGTCAAAATCGATGAAAAcctttcatcatcatccacatcatcatcagttACTGAATCCATAAAATCGCGATCAATTTCGGCGACACCAGAACCAGAATTAAAACCAGGCCAAAGAAAACATTTTTCAAGAATAGATAGATCAAAAATTACATTTGAGGACCAGGCCCTTTTGGATAATACATACAAAGGAGCAGCTGGTACATGGGGTGAAAGGGCAAGTGACAAATTGTTACAAGTTAGAGGCAAAGATTtcacaaagaacaaaaacaaaatgaagCGTGGTAGTTACAAAGGTGGTAGTATTACACTTGCTTCTGGATCATACAAGTTCACTGATTAA
- the pan6 gene encoding pantoate-beta-alanine ligase, whose product MTVSNKITILRTVQQVRQWRAQSFLNGQTVGFVPTMGALHAGHCSLVSQSLTENDKTIVSIFVNPSQFAPHEDLEAYPRTLDRDLEILESQFREKHVDAVFVPKISEMYPNGIVLDVSKQKGAFVTVHGSSEQLEGVTRPQFFRGVATVVTKLLNIVQPTRIYFGQKDAQQCVVIKNLVRDLIIDTEVRVMPTMRESNGLAMSSRNEYLSQEMKDRSSVIYKALKAGSAFYNENVAKEDKVSASELISTIKKVIEKEKAFEIEYIAVSHPDSLEDLEYVELGTGAVVSCAVKVPKENSTEKARLIDNIILD is encoded by the coding sequence ATGACAGTGTCCAACAAAATCACAATACTTAGAACAGTGCAACAAGTACGGCAATGGAGGGCACAGTCGTTCCTCAACGGACAGACTGTCGGGTTTGTCCCCACGATGGGCGCACTTCACGCTGGTCATTGTTCCCTTGTATCACAATCTTTAACAGAAAACGACAAAACTATAGTGTCGATCTTTGTCAACCCTTCGCAGTTTGCACCACACGAAGACTTGGAAGCATACCCAAGAACTCTTGATCGAGATTTAGAGATCTTGGAGCTGCAATTTCGTGAAAAACACGTTGATGCCGTCTTTGTACCCAAGATCTCCGAGATGTACCCTAATGGTATCGTGCTTGACGTAAGCAAACAAAAGGGCGCATTTGTTACGGTTCATGGATCTAGTGAACAGTTGGAAGGTGTCACTAGACCGCAGTTTTTCAGAGGTGTTGCAACCGTGGTTACCAAATTGTTGAACATTGTACAACCCACTAGAATATATTTTGGACAAAAAGACGCTCAGCAATGTGTAGTGATCAAAAACTTGGTGAGAGATTTGATTATAGACACAGAGGTTAGAGTGATGCCAACAATGAGAGAAAGCAACGGATTAGCCATGTCCTCGAGAAATGAATACCTCAGTCAGGAGATGAAGGATCGAAGCTCAGTCATATACAAAGCATTGAAAGCAGGATCAGCATTCTATAACGAAaatgttgcaaaagaagacaagGTATCTGCAAGTGAGTTGATATCCACAATCAAAAAagttattgaaaaagagaaggcATTTGAAATTGAGTATATTGCAGTCAGCCATCCAGACTCATTGGAAGATTTGGAATATGTTGAACTAGGAACTGGAGCAGTAGTATCATGTGCTGTTAAGGTACCAAAGGAAAATAGCACTGAAAAAGCCCGGTTAATTGACAATATCATTCTTGACTAG
- the SSL2 gene encoding DNA repair helicase RAD25 (BUSCO:EOG09260HSP) yields MSRRAQAVNYAAFDDDNLSDEVYEDNDDLEYGSGSGSGAGSASGPSRKRKTTNNNADQSSKKQKAKAKVKTTVDALKNDLDDNNYSDEDLIDITPDIPADYIPDAVSKSFGRADFSYLKLKPDHFSRPIWISPSDLRIILESFSPLAEQAQDFLITIAEPISRPSHIHEYRITAYSLYAAVSVGLETDDIISVLNRLSKVPVADSIVQFIKAATVSYGKVKLVLKNNRYFVESTQADILQMLLKDEVIGPLRMQSTENTVTSNGLVQSAPPQNDINIPGTRNNREEEAKAKEAAAAAAAANNGKNEVEDLFASVVGGRDEDDDMDTVHSFEISHDSVEIVKRRCQEIDYPVLEEYDFRNDARNPDLEIDLKPSTQIRPYQEKSLSKMFGNGRARSGIIVLPCGAGKTLVGITAACTVRKSVIVLCTSSVSVMQWRQQFLQWCTIQPDNVAVFTSENKEMFASESGLVVSTYSMVANTRNRSHDSQKVMDFLRSREWGFIILDEVHVVPANMFRRVVTTIAAHAKLGLTATLVREDDKIDDLNFLIGPKLYEANWMDLAQKGHIANVQCAEVWCPMTAEFYQEYLRESARKRMLLYIMNPTKFQACQFLIHYHEKRGDKIIVFSDNVYALQEYALKLGKPFIFGSTPQQERMKILQNFQHNDQINTIFLSKVGDTSIDLPEATCLIQISSHYGSRRQEAQRLGRILRAKRRNDEGFNAFFYSLVSKDTQEMYYSTKRQAFLVDQGYAFKVITHLSGMEQLPDLAYASARERRELLQQVLLKNEDAAGLEIGDDVDTNFISREQRQRYENSKQNGGASRTSGSLAGLAGGEDMAYIEYSKNKNKELRNSHHPLIQKMYYKKKEQQQQQQQQQQQSKQSSSSYSRQNQYKKRK; encoded by the coding sequence ATGTCTCGCAGAGCTCAGGCAGTCAATTATGCAgcatttgatgatgataatctTTCAGATGAGGTTTACGAGGACAATGATGATCTCGAATATGGATCTGGATCTGGATCTGGGGCTGGATCAGCTTCCGGCCCTTCTCGTAAAAGAAAGACCACAAATAACAACGCAGATCAGCTGAGTAAAAAGCAGAAAGCGAAAGCCAAAGTGAAGACTACAGTCGATGCATTAAAGAATGATTTAGATGACAACAACTACTCTGACGAAGATTTAATAGATATCACCCCAGACATCCCAGCAGATTACATTCCAGATGCCGTCTCCAAGTCATTTGGAAGAGCGGACTTTTCATACCTCAAGTTGAAGCCTGACCACTTTTCACGGCCAATATGGATATCACCAAGCGACTTGCGGATCATTTTGGAGTCATTCTCGCCTTTGGCAGAACAAGCACAGGATTTTTTGATCACTATTGCCGAACCAATCTCACGTCCTTCGCATATTCACGAATATAGAATTACGGCATACTCACTTTATGCAGCTGTCTCAGTTGGTTTAGAGACTGATGACATCATATCGGTGCTTAATCGATTGTCGAAAGTGCCTGTTGCAGATTCTATTGTGCAATTTATCAAGGCAGCAACAGTGTCGTATGGTAAAGTTAAGTTGGTCTTGAAAAATAACAGATACTTTGTAGAGAGTACACAAGCAGATATATTGCAAATGTTACTAAAAGATGAAGTTATTGGACCATTGCGAATGCAATCAACAGAAAATACAGTCACCAGTAATGGATTAGTTCAATCTGCGCCACCGCAAAATGATATCAACATTCCAGGAACAAGGAACAACcgtgaagaagaagcaaaggCGAAAGAAGCGgcggcagcagcagcagcagcaaacAACGGAAAAAATGAAGTAGAAGATTTATTTGCTTCGGTTGTAGGTGGTCGTGATGAAGACGACGATATGGACACAGTGCATTCTTTTGAAATCTCACATGACTCTGTGGAAATTGTTAAACGAAGGTGTCAGGAAATCGATTACCCCGTGTTGGAAGAATACGATTTTAGAAACGATGCTAGGAACCCTGATTTGGAAATTGATTTGAAACCTTCAACGCAAATTCGTCCGTACCAAGAAAAGTCTTTGTCGAAAATGTTTGGTAACGGAAGAGCAAGATCTGGTATCATTGTTCTTCCATGTGGTGCGGGAAAGACTTTGGTGGGTATAACTGCGGCTTGTACCGTTCGAAAATCTGTTATTGTTTTATGCACATCCTCTGTCTCGGTGATGCAATGGAGACAACAGTTTTTGCAATGGTGCACTATACAACCAGATAATGTTGCTGTATTCACCTCCGAGAATAAGGAAATGTTTGCCAGTGAGTCAGGATTGGTTGTATCTACTTATTCAATGGTTGCAAACACTCGTAATAGATCACACGATTCACAAAAAGTGATGGATTTTTTGCGTTCACGTGAATGGGGATTCATCATTCTTGACGAAGTGCATGTTGTGCCGGCAAATATGTTTAGACGTGTGGTTACTACAATTGCAGCACATGCCAAACTAGGTCTTACAGCTACGTTGGTGCGTGAAGATGACAAAATTGACGATTTGAATTTCCTTATCGGTCCCAAACTATACGAAGCCAATTGGATGGATTTGGCACAAAAGGGCCACATTGCAAATGTGCAATGTGCCGAAGTGTGGTGTCCAATGACCGCCGAATTTTATCAGGAGTACTTGAGGGAAAGtgcaagaaaaagaatgctTTTGTATATTATGAATCCTACCAAATTTCAAGCTTGTCAATTTCTTATCCACTACCATGAGAAACGTGGAGATAAAATTATTGTGTTTAGTGATAATGTTTATGCATTGCAAGAATATGCTTTGAAGTTGGGCAAACCTTTTATCTTTGGATCGACGCcacaacaagaaagaatgaaaattttgcaaaattttcaacatAATGACCAAATTAACAcgatttttctttccaagGTGGGTGACACTTCCATTGACTTGCCAGAGGCTACATGTTTGATTCAAATATCGTCACATTATGGATCAAGAAGACAAGAAGCGCAAAGATTGGGTCGTATTTTGCGAGCCAAGAGACGTAATGATGAAGGTTTTAATGCATTTTTCTATTCGCTTGTCTCCAAAGATACGCAGGAAATGTATTACTCAACAAAAAGGCAAGCCTTTTTGGTGGATCAGGGATACGCTTTTAAAGTTATTACCCATCTTAGTGGTATGGAGCAACTTCCTGATTTGGCATACGCTTCGGCGAGAGAACGTCGTGAGCTATTGCAGCAAGTACTTCTAAAGAATGAAGATGCTGCAGGACTTGAAATCGGAGATGATGTCGACACGAACTTCATTTCAAGAGAGCAAAGACAAAGGTATgaaaattcaaaacaaaatggtGGTGCATCAAGAACATCGGGTTCGTTGGCTGGTTTGGCTGGTGGGGAGGATATGGCTTATATCGAATAcagcaagaacaaaaataagGAGTTGAGGAACTCACACCATCCATTGATTCAAAAAATGTActataagaaaaaagaacaacaacaacaacaacagcagcagcagcagcaactgAAACAATCACTGCTGCTGTATCTGCGTCAAAACCAGTACAAGAAACGAAAGTAG
- the HEM1 gene encoding mitochondrial 5-aminolevulinate synthase (BUSCO:EOG09261NLR), with protein sequence MESLIKVSMSVCPFVQSTSVQTLRQMSKSSGVLAQRARQCPYMASAIHQKESAREYSQASKPRSATISQSSTGSMATSPSTPYHFGKDKLVDAQVNLGSNETSFDFQGFMNDDLAKKRVDKSYRYFNNINRLANEFPRAHRTKEEDKVTVWCSNDYLGMGKNEVTINEMKRVLDMYGSGAGGTRNIAGHNTHAIKLESELAALHKHEAALVFSSCFVANDAVLSLFGQKIKDLVIFSDALNHASMIQGIRNSRAKKHVFKHNDLADLEEKLAQYPKSIPKLIAFESVYSMCGSIAPIEAICDLADKYGAVTFLDEVHAVGMYGPHGAGVAEHLNFEAHLQAGLSNPDVQTVMSRVDMVTGTLGKAYGCVGGYITGKANMIDWFRSYAPGFIFTTTLPPAIMAGASASIRYQRATLQDRIAQQKNTRYVKNNMNQLGLPVIPNPSHIVPVLVGNAADAKRASDLLLEKHDIYVQAINFPTVPIGEERLRITPTPGHGKEISNHLIEAVDSVFNELNLKRINDWARQGGLCGVGQEDASNIEHMWTDEQLALTDADLNPNVVNPTIAPVGVSSGVSL encoded by the coding sequence ATGGAGTCCCTCATTAAAGTTTCCATGTCAGTTTGTCCATTTGTGCAATCGACTTCAGTGCAAACTTTGCGTCAAATGAGCAAAAGCTCAGGCGTTTTGGCCCAACGTGCTCGTCAATGCCCTTATATGGCCTCGGCAATCCACCAAAAGGAGTCCGCTAGAGAGTACTCACAAGCCTCAAAGCCAAGAAGTGCAACCATTAGCCAATCAAGTACTGGCTCCATGGCCACCTCTCCATCTACTCCATACCATTTTGGTAAGGATAAGTTGGTTGATGCTCAAGTCAATCTTGGCAGCAACGAGACCTCATTTGATTTCCAAGGCTTTATGAATGATGACTTGGCGAAAAAGAGAGTTGATAAATCCTATCGTTACTTTAACAATATCAACCGCTTGGCAAACGAGTTTCCAAGAGCCCATCGCACCAAGGAGGAGGATAAGGTTACTGTTTGGTGCTCAAACGATTACTTGGGAATGGGCAAAAACGAAGTCACCATAAATGAAATGAAGAGAGTTTTGGATATGTACGGTTCAGGTGCTGGTGGTACCAGAAATATTGCTGGCCACAATACCCACGCAATAAAATTGGAGTCTGAATTAGCAGCTTTGCACAAGCACGAAGCGGCATTGGTTTTCAGCTCATGCTTTGTTGCTAATGACGCTGTTTTATCCTTGTTTGGTCAAAAAATCAAGGATTTGGTTATCTTTTCAGACGCTTTAAACCACGCGTCAATGATTCAAGGTATTAGAAACTCACGCGCCAAGAAACACGTTTTCAAACACAATGATTTGGCAGATTTGGAAGAGAAGTTGGCTCAATATCCTAAATCAATTCCTAAATTGATTGCATTTGAATCAGTTTACTCCATGTGCGGTTCAATTGCACCAATTGAAGCAATTTGCGATTTGGCAGACAAGTATGGCGCTGTTACCTTTTTGGATGAAGTCCATGCCGTTGGTATGTATGGTCCTCACGGTGCTGGTGTTGCAGAACACTTGAACTTTGAAGCCCATTTGCAGGCTGGATTGTCAAATCCTGATGTGCAAACAGTTATGAGTAGAGTAGATATGGTTACTGGTACCCTCGGAAAAGCTTATGGTTGTGTTGGTGGATACATTACCGGTAAAGCAAACATGATTGACTGGTTTAGATCATATGCCCCAGGCTTTATCTTTACCACTACTTTACCTCCAGCTATCATGGCAGGTGCATCAGCCTCGATTCGCTACCAAAGAGCCACTTTGCAAGACCGTATTGCgcaacaaaagaatactAGATATGTTAAAAACAATATGAATCAATTGGGTTTGCCAGTCATTCCCAACCCATCGCACATTGTTCCCGTCTTGGTTGGTAATGCTGCAGATGCCAAGAGAGCTTCAGACTTGTTGTTGGAGAAACACGACATTTATGTGCAAGCAATCAACTTCCCAACAGTGCCAATTGGTGAGGAGAGATTGAGAATCACTCCAACTCCAGGTCACGGAAAGGAGATTTCCAACCATTTAATCGAGGCCGTTGACTCTGTTTTCAATgaattgaatttgaaaagaatcaaTGATTGGGCCAGACAAGGCGGATTATGTGGTGTTGGTCAAGAGGATGCCTCCAACATTGAGCACATGTGGACTGACGAACAATTGGCATTGACCGATGCTGATTTAAACCCAAACGTGGTTAATCCAACCATTGCTCCAGTAGGTGTCTCATCCGGTGTATCCTTGTAA
- the SPC98 gene encoding Microtubule-nucleating Tub4p (gamma-tubulin) complex component, producing the protein MSSLDKTQIVKVYTYRLAKSLVPSELGDDFTQKIANDLYTALSLQQQQQQQEQEQEQEQEQEQEQGKQTSDKSDIYSIINNNKYKTFFLNADCKKEWIKFQDVVSSLGNFNSLDQVANYLMFLDTLQNETKELPQKDDTSFGPRQSALPDSQDKLENKTMAQIINPLFVDSVPESDILTLLPYTLRGMNSKLFGFSANFKKIHIPDNIETNHRALLRPLFEYALLHKRLTLVVESNRGTFRSAIHSSFIALLEKINQEYIKDLNAIFQTKPSTILTVYSKIYNWIYVLRFLFRTSLKLKVLNGLDFIKYIHNFTKYGDDNIRNIAKRAFEAVVTPYYKILEFWIIKGELTDDNNEFFISFDATKNHFNDIIVFHNDKVPEFIYAGDKIFQIGKTLIFLNKYCRELEWVNQYISKYSSRLFSDHDGGLVSMTINQRTSLIDDAYEEVLSYFNKLMHQKYGLIKHLDNFKRFYLLGENDFIEAVMVKGVTIFDKPAVDITPSQLDRVLNEAIQTSAVKNQRFAERLDMKIFTSEEGNFGWEAFLISYKIDDLPFSYLFEDQITQYFKMFHLLRRIRHLELLLDANFVRFAELNIANKRSLQRLLSSQTRRIIKLNYMRKVLIDYLCTISSYLSYDVIEASFTNIIVADFFAKINDDTELLLDRSFMKLEKKHRVKYNVNTLTIDDLINSHAKYLKNIVYTDILNEQVVGKKSQVSYIDQIQNSFQIIFEFVNAEQEYYELLQSYLYFASQEPRDEQYKVGVETDLERINRRIEKLWHKVRFDIFETEFVQQRNMLKDDLKVDNNLSELGSCL; encoded by the coding sequence ATGAGTAGTTTAGACAAGACACAGATTGTTAAAGTATACACCTATAGACTTGCAAAGTCTCTAGTACCACTGGAACTTGGTGATGACTTTACACAAAAAATTGCCAATGATTTGTACACGGCGTTGAgtttgcaacaacaacaacaacaacaagaacaggaacaagaacaggaacaagaacaggaacaagaacaaggaaaacaaacaagcgACAAACTGGATATATACtcaatcatcaacaacaacaaatacaagaCCTTTTTCCTTAATGCAGattgtaaaaaagaatggataAAGTTTCAAGATGTGGTTTCTTCATTGGgtaatttcaattctttggACCAAGTAGCCAACTATTTAATGTTTTTAGACACCTTACAAAATGAAACTAAAGAGCTTCCTCAGAAAGACGATACATCATTTGGCCCTCGCCAATCAGCTTTGCCGGATTCTCAAGAcaaattggaaaacaaGACAATGGCTCAGATTATAAATCCACTTTTTGTTGACTCCGTTCCAGAGTCTGATATCCTAACTTTACTTCCATACACATTACGAGGGATGAACTCGAAATTGTTTGGGTTTTCGgcaaattttaaaaaaatacatataCCTGATAATATAGAAACTAACCACAGGGCGCTTTTGCGTCCGTTATTTGAATACGCCTTGCTACACAAGCGCTTGACGCTAGTTGTCGAAAGTAATCGTGGAACATTCCGACTGGCCATACACTCATCCTTTATTGCCTTATTGGAGAAAATCAATCAAGAATATATCAAAGATTTAAATGCCATTTTTCAAACCAAAccttcaacaattttaaCTGTTTACCTGAAGATTTACAACTGGATCTACGTTTTACGCTTTTTGTTTCGTACATCattgaaattaaaagtaTTAAACGGGCTAGATTTTATCAAATACATTCACAACTTTACTAAATATGGAGATGACAATATTCGAAATATTGCCAAAAGAGCATTTGAAGCGGTAGTCACGCCGTACTATAAAATATTAGAGTTTTGGATTATCAAGGGTGAATTAActgatgataataatgaGTTTTTTATATCATTTGATGCAACAAAGAACCATTTTAATGATATTATAGTTTTCCACAACGACAAAGTCCCCGAGTTTATCTACGCAGGCGACAAGATCTTCCAGATTGGCAAGacattgatttttttaaacaagtATTGTCGAGAACTTGAATGGGTTAATCAATATATATCCAAATATTCGTCTCGGTTGTTTTCAGATCATGACGGTGGCCTTGTCTCGATGACGATAAACCAGAGGACGTCTTTGATTGATGATGCTTACGAAGAAGTCTTGAGCTATTTTAACAAGCTCATGCATCAGAAATATGGATTGATAAAGCACTTGGATAATTTCAAGAGGTTTTACTTGTTGGGAGAAAATGATTTCATTGAGGCAGTAATGGTGAAAGGTGTCACTATTTTTGATAAACCTGCAGTCGATATCACACCGAGTCAGCTTGATAGAGTTTTAAATGAAGCAATCCAAACATCAGCTGTGAAGAATCAAAGGTTTGCTGAACGGTTAGATATGAAGATATTCACTTCAGAAGAAGGTAATTTTGGATGGGAGGCATTTTTGATCAGTTACAAAATCGACGATTTGCCATTCAGCTACTTATTTGAGGACCAAATAACACAGTATTTCAAGATGTTTCATCTACTTCGAAGAATACGCCACTTGGAGCTCTTACTTGATGCAAACTTTGTAAGATTTGCTGAGCTCAACATCGCCAATAAACGGTCCTTACAAAGACTATTGAGCAGCCAAACAAGACGCATCATCAAGCTCAATTACATGAGAAAGGTGCTCATCGATTATCTTTGTACAATATCGTCGTATTTGTCATATGACGTTATTGAAGCATCTTTCACAAACATCATTGTTGCTGATTTCTTTGCCAAAATCAATGATGATACCGAGTTGCTTCTCGACCGACTGTTTATgaaattagaaaagaaacaccgCGTTAAATATAACGTGAACACATTGACAATAGATGACTTGATTAATAGTCACGCCAAATATCTCAAAAACATTGTCTACACTGATATTTTAAATGAACAAGTAGTAGGTAAGAAATCACAAGTGAGCTACATCGATCAGATCCAAAACTCATTCCAAATAATCTTTGAGTTTGTTAATGCCGAGCAAGAATATTACGAGCTTCTACAAAGTTATTTATACTTTGCTTCCCAAGAACCTCGAGATGAACAATATAAAGTAGGAGTTGAGACCGATTTGGAAAGGATTAATAGGAGAATAGAAAAGTTGTGGCATAAAGTAAGATTCGACATTTTTGAGACTGAATTTGTGCAACAGAGAAATATGCTCAAGGATGATTTGAAAGTAGATAACAATTTGCTGGAGCTAGGTTCATGTTTGTAG